From Micromonospora echinospora, one genomic window encodes:
- a CDS encoding ABC transporter ATP-binding protein codes for MLRVDDLSAWYGEARVLRGVSLTVAAGEVVTLVGRNGAGKSTLLRCVMGLHPGRSGTVTLDGRDVGRLPAHRRARLGLGWVPDDRGAYATLTVTENLTLPPTVGPDPWPLERVYEAFPALYARRDSAATQLSGGEQQMLALARVLRMGARLLLCDEPTEGLSPLLVGQVGDILRQAKEHGVTVLLVEQNLHFATGVADRHYLLAEGRVVEAMDNSEVRSRERELLSYLGI; via the coding sequence ATGCTGCGCGTTGACGACCTCTCCGCCTGGTACGGCGAGGCACGGGTGCTGCGCGGCGTGAGCCTCACCGTCGCCGCAGGCGAGGTGGTCACCCTGGTCGGGCGCAACGGGGCCGGCAAGTCCACCCTGCTGCGCTGTGTGATGGGGCTGCACCCGGGCCGCAGCGGGACGGTCACCCTGGACGGCCGGGACGTCGGCCGGCTGCCGGCGCACCGCCGGGCCCGGCTGGGCCTGGGCTGGGTCCCCGACGACCGGGGCGCGTACGCCACGCTCACCGTCACCGAGAACCTGACGCTGCCGCCGACGGTGGGCCCCGACCCGTGGCCGCTGGAGCGGGTCTACGAGGCGTTCCCCGCCCTGTACGCCCGCCGCGACTCGGCGGCCACCCAGCTCTCCGGTGGTGAGCAGCAGATGCTCGCCCTGGCCCGGGTGCTGCGGATGGGCGCCCGGCTGCTGCTCTGCGACGAGCCGACCGAGGGACTGTCGCCCCTGCTGGTGGGGCAGGTCGGCGACATCCTGCGGCAGGCCAAGGAGCACGGCGTGACCGTGCTGCTGGTCGAGCAGAACCTGCACTTCGCCACCGGCGTCGCCGACCGGCACTACCTGCTGGCCGAGGGACGTGTGGTGGAGGCGATGGACAACTCCGAGGTGCGCTCGCGGGAACGCGAGCTGCTGTCGTACCTCGGCATCTGA
- a CDS encoding ABC transporter ATP-binding protein: protein MVGQGLLSARGLTRDFRGFRAVDRVDLDVVEGTVHALVGPNGAGKTTLFNLLTGFLRPSGGRILLDGRDIGGLPPERVARLGVARSFQITSLFPQLSAREHVALALQSPSGLGWRFWRSARLMRRYTARADELLAEVGLADLAETPADALAYGRKRALELAIALALDPRVLLLDEPTAGMGLEDVDRTVELVARVRAGRTVVMVEHNMSVVGRLADTVTVLQAGKVLVEGPYEQVRADERVITAYLGAAHGATDGATDAAR from the coding sequence GACTGCTGTCGGCGCGAGGGCTGACCCGGGACTTCCGGGGCTTCCGGGCCGTGGACCGGGTCGACCTCGACGTCGTCGAGGGAACCGTGCATGCCCTGGTCGGACCGAACGGGGCCGGCAAGACCACCCTGTTCAACCTGCTCACCGGGTTCCTGCGCCCCAGTGGCGGGCGGATCCTGCTCGACGGGCGGGACATCGGCGGCCTGCCCCCGGAACGGGTCGCCCGACTCGGCGTCGCCCGGTCCTTCCAGATCACCAGCCTCTTCCCGCAGCTCTCCGCCCGCGAACACGTGGCGCTGGCGTTGCAGAGCCCCAGCGGCCTGGGCTGGCGGTTCTGGCGCTCGGCACGTCTGATGCGCCGCTACACCGCCCGGGCCGACGAACTGCTCGCCGAGGTCGGGCTCGCCGACCTGGCCGAGACGCCTGCCGACGCCCTCGCGTACGGGCGCAAGCGGGCCCTGGAACTGGCCATCGCCCTCGCTCTCGACCCCCGCGTCCTGCTGCTCGACGAGCCGACCGCCGGGATGGGCCTCGAGGACGTCGACCGCACCGTCGAGCTGGTCGCCCGGGTCCGTGCCGGCCGAACCGTGGTGATGGTCGAACACAACATGAGCGTCGTGGGCCGGCTGGCCGACACCGTCACCGTGCTCCAGGCCGGCAAGGTCCTGGTCGAGGGTCCGTACGAGCAGGTCCGTGCCGACGAACGCGTGATCACCGCCTATCTGGGAGCCGCCCATGGAGCCACCGACGGAGCGACCGATGCTGCGCGTTGA